In one Candidatus Omnitrophota bacterium genomic region, the following are encoded:
- a CDS encoding sugar phosphate nucleotidyltransferase codes for QKKQLGTADAVKQALPSLKGRHDAVVILYGDTPLLKKETIAKLIERHIEAKAGATILTAKIEKPFGYGRILRDQYSMVCGIAEEKDADDFQKEIKEINTGIICFNQEKLKECLKLVKPNNKKREYYLTDCIRLLSSKGELVESFLLEDINESLGVNSRVELAQANAIMRKTINEEFMRSGVTIVDPDNVYISFGAKIGRDSVIYPFTVIEKDVKIGNQCSVGPFCRLRPGTRLENNVSVGNFIEISRSRLASKTRAKHFGFIGDTRIGSHANIGAGAVTANYDGKNKNITVIGDNAFIGCDTVLVAPVRIGKRAKTGAGSVVTRGRNVLDNSVVVGIPAKPLEK; via the coding sequence CAGAAAAAACAGCTGGGCACGGCTGACGCGGTAAAACAGGCGCTTCCGTCGTTAAAAGGCAGGCATGACGCGGTGGTCATCCTTTACGGCGACACCCCCTTATTGAAAAAGGAGACCATCGCCAAGTTGATCGAGCGGCATATCGAGGCCAAGGCCGGAGCGACCATTCTTACCGCCAAGATCGAAAAGCCTTTCGGTTACGGAAGGATATTGCGCGACCAGTATTCCATGGTCTGCGGCATAGCCGAGGAAAAAGACGCGGATGATTTTCAGAAAGAGATAAAAGAGATCAACACCGGGATCATTTGTTTTAACCAGGAAAAGCTCAAAGAATGCCTGAAGCTGGTCAAGCCGAACAATAAAAAGAGAGAGTATTATCTGACCGATTGCATCCGCTTGCTTTCCTCTAAAGGGGAATTGGTCGAATCCTTCCTGCTCGAGGATATAAACGAGTCTTTAGGGGTTAATTCCCGGGTGGAGTTGGCTCAGGCCAACGCTATTATGCGCAAAACCATAAATGAGGAGTTCATGAGGTCCGGGGTAACAATAGTTGACCCGGATAATGTTTACATAAGTTTCGGGGCAAAAATAGGCCGGGATAGCGTAATTTATCCCTTTACAGTTATTGAAAAGGATGTTAAAATCGGTAATCAATGTTCGGTAGGGCCTTTCTGTCGTTTAAGGCCAGGAACCCGTCTGGAAAATAATGTCTCGGTTGGCAATTTTATCGAGATTTCCCGTTCTCGGCTGGCCTCAAAAACCCGCGCAAAACATTTCGGTTTTATAGGCGATACCCGCATCGGAAGCCATGCCAATATCGGCGCAGGCGCGGTGACCGCGAATTATGACGGCAAGAATAAAAATATAACGGTAATAGGGGACAACGCCTTTATCGGCTGCGATACTGTGCTGGTCGCTCCGGTCAGGATCGGCAAGCGCGCCAAAACAGGCGCAGGCAGCGTGGTGACCCGGGGCAGGAACGTTTTGGATAATTCGGTTGTGGTCGGAATACCGGCCAAACCGTTAGAAAAATAA